The proteins below come from a single Balaenoptera ricei isolate mBalRic1 chromosome 17, mBalRic1.hap2, whole genome shotgun sequence genomic window:
- the LOC132351726 gene encoding LOW QUALITY PROTEIN: activator of 90 kDa heat shock protein ATPase homolog 1-like (The sequence of the model RefSeq protein was modified relative to this genomic sequence to represent the inferred CDS: inserted 2 bases in 1 codon) produces MVLKRTERDASNWSTDKLKTLFLAVRVQDEEGKCEVTEVNKLDGEASIYSRKGKLIFFYEWSVKLNWTGTSKSGVQYKGHVEIPNSSDENSVDEVEISVSPVKGEPDMNLVALMKEEGVKPLREAMGIYISTLKTELTRGMILPTMNGEAIDPVGQPALKTEXRKAKPAPSKTQARPVGVKIPTCKNTLRETFLTSPEELHRVFTTQELVRAFTHAPAMLEADKGDKFHLVDGNVSGELTDLIPERHIVMKWRFKSWPEGLFATITLTFIDKNGETELCKEGRGIPGPEEERTRQGWQRYYLEGLKQTFGYGARLF; encoded by the exons ATGGTGCTGAAGAG GACAGAGAGAGATGCTTCAAACTGGTCCACAGATAAGCTGAAAACACTGTTCCTAGCAGTGCGTGTGCAAGATGAGGAAGGCAAGTGCGAGGTGACCGAAGTGAATAAGCTTGATGGAGAGGCATCTATTTACAGTCGCAAAGGCAAACTTATCTTCTTTTATGAGTGGAGCGTCAAACTAAACTGGACAGGTACCTCTAAGTCTGGGGTGCAGTACAAGGGCCATGTGGAGATCCCCAACTCGTCTGATGAAAATAGTGTGGATGAAGTGGAGATTAGTGTGAGCCCTGTCAAGGGTGAGCCTGACATGAATCTCGTGGCCTTAATGAAGGAAGAAGGAGTGAAACCGCTAAGAGAAGCAATGGGAATTTACATCAGCACCCTGAAAACAGAGCTCACGCGGGGTATGATCTTGCCTACAATGAACGGAGAGGCAATAGACCCAGTCGGGCAGCCAGCACTGAAAACTGA GCGCAAGGCTAAGCCTGCTCCTTCAAAAACCCAGGCCAGACCTGTTGGTGTCAAAATCCCCACTTGTAAGAACACCCTTAGAGAAACCTTCCTGACATCACCAGAGGAGCTCCATAGAGTTTTTACCACCCAGGAGCTTGTTCGGGCCTTTACCCATGCTCCTGCAATGTTAGAAGCAGACAAAGGGGACAAGTTTCACCTGGTAGATGGCAATGTCTCTGGAGAACTCACTGA TTTGATCCCTGAGAGACATATTGTGATGAAGTGGAGGTTTAAATCTTGGCCAGAAGGGCTCtttgccaccatcaccttgaccTTCATTGACAAGAATGGAGAGACTGAGCTGTGCAAGGAAGGCCGAGGCATCCCTGGCCCTGAGGAGGAGAGGACACGGCAGGGCTGGCAGCGGTACTACCTTGAGGGCCTCAAACAGACCTTTGGCTATGGCGCACGCTTATTTTAG